The following coding sequences are from one Cygnus olor isolate bCygOlo1 chromosome 2, bCygOlo1.pri.v2, whole genome shotgun sequence window:
- the AKAIN1 gene encoding A-kinase anchor protein inhibitor 1, protein MVFAPGEKPGPEQDEVKLQNASKQIVQTAILQAVQQVSQESQQKERRTNSSMSLQLERGKLTKKHEKK, encoded by the coding sequence GTGAGAAACCAGGTCCAGAGCAAGACGAAGTTAAGCTGCAGAATGCCAGCAAGCAGATTGTGCAGACCGCTATCCTCCAAGCAGTGCAGCAAGTTTCCCAGGAAAGCCAACAAAAGGAGAGGCGAACAAACAGCAGTATGAGCCTCCAGCTAGAAAGAGGGAAATTAACCAAGAAGCATGAAAAGAAGTAA